The Cygnus olor isolate bCygOlo1 chromosome 19, bCygOlo1.pri.v2, whole genome shotgun sequence DNA window TGTGAACCACTTTACAGCGTATTTCCTCCCCAGttttgaggaggggaaaaggTTAAACTAGACGTAATTTGAGTCACTGACAGCCTCAATATTACAGGACCTGCATTTCTTGTATCACATCTATCATAGCAGGGCTTCAACAATAATggaaattatatatttgttcCCCAGTAACTACTCTACATGAGAATAgtctgtaattttttaaaatcatttatctGGTCACGATGATACTGAAGTATCATTTTCACAGAAGTTAAGCAAGATTCAAGATCATCTATACCAACGGTGTGCTCCGCACAGTACAGAGAAGGCACTCGGTAAGCTCTGTGTCCACTGCAACAGAAACATAGACgtaatatttctgtgaaattctgagaaaaacaagcaggCTACCATCCTCCTGCCCACCCTTACCACAGGCTTAAAACTCACAGAAGGTGGGTGTTCAGAGTAATTCACCTGACattagtattttcttctgagcttTTTTAGAAGCTCAGAGGTGCAGCAGAGGTGGAAAGAGCTCTGTGACATTTGGAACATCTGCTCTATTTCCTTGAAGACTGGCTCAGGGAGATGTTCACAAGTTCTGGTGATAGAAATTAATCTGAGAAAAGTAAAGCAAACCTAAGACGAGCACTGGGGACCTAATGGTTAAAGACTATGGAGTGTACTGCCACAGCAGCTCCGTTGGTGTACTGACCCCATTTATACAGCAGCCAGCATTTCCAGCTAAGCAAACAAGAATTCACCTGATAGcaactgtaatttttctttatgcagACCACACTCCCAGGGCCTACGTGctaaaaaagcaagaaattgcTATCTCCCACACCACGGTGTTTGCTGAGCCACGCAGGAGACCTGCAGACCCTCAGCCCTTCCAAGAGCATGAAGGTTACTGCAACCACAACAGCCAGACTCCTGTGCACAGCGCTACCTTGAGAAATTACAGAAGGCAAGCACAGCAATTCCTTCTTCTTGATTATTTGTCAGTGGTGATCCAATTCTTGAGGACAGCCAGAAGAAAACCCTTTAAGGACAGAACCACAAGATTTGTCTAATATTGATGAATCACTTGGTTAAATGGGACATCACACCTACAGGCAATCACTAGGAAAGTGGTGATCAATGAGTTCGTAAAGCAAGCTCCTGGCAGTTTGATATACAGAACTCATTTACAAAGACCTAACCAAAGAAAGTTGCTGAGGTTCTCACGTAGAATTAAATCATTAATGAGTGAGGTTTTATGCatataaatgaggaaaaaaaatcatgttggAAATTGAGCACCTAAACTTCACAACAAGTCATTGAAACCACCTGccaagaaaagcaataaatgaTCTTCTCCTTGAGGTCAGGAGTCAAGTTTACCTTACCAAAGAGACTCTTTATTTGAACAAGCTATTGAGATAAATTCTGGTGAAGACACCTGTTATATAGGTCAGACTGGGCAACCTAATGATCCCTtccatcttaaaaaataaactaaaataaccTGGGAGAAGTGTTCAACTCGACCAACTATCTCATGTGAAAAACAAGAACTGCCTTAACTTCACGAGGATTCCAAGTTAGTTTTTCCAAGAGTAAGaatgctcttttccttccttcagtgaaattaagaatttaactataactttattttctctttaaggcTGTAAAACCTGAATCAGTTTCCTAAACAGATCTAAGCACGTTCCTCTCCAATTCTCCTCAGTGTATCCCAGCACTGCGGATATTTTCAAGTAACCACGCCACAAATGGCTTCACCCCACTGGCTCACACCTGCAGGCATCATCTTTGCAACCACCctggcagggagagcaggaagaTGGTATCATCTGTTTCAACagtctgcagaacagaaaatttgtGCAAATTCATTTAGCaggaaacataaataaataaataaagaggatATATACAGTGTAAAATAAAGTGAACAGCACAAAACTGTAGAGAATCAGATTGTGGGTTCTCCTAGGCCATCTTAGGCCACCACAGGCTGACAAGCTGGCATCACATCCCACAGCTCCAGAGCTTTCATACTCAAATACCTTTTCTGGTCTCATCACgtataaaacatataaaacatgACTTGCAGTATTAAGTTTCATTTACAGCTTACAGTGAAGCACGCACACTCTTGTTATTTTGTTAGTGACCATTGCATCCAAGAAAGAGGGTCTGTCGTAACAAGCCTTGCTCACGAGCGGAGGAGCCTTGGGTCGTGCCCCTGGCTTTGGGCCAGCATCATCTCCGTTTTAACTCCAGCCTACCCCCTCCGCCACACAATAACACAACTCTGCCTTGCTTTGTTCTTAAATTAGGCATATAGGAAACAACCTCGCCCtctggcaaaacagaaaataaaccaagCTTCTGATGACTCTTCTAACAACAGCAAGTGGACAGCCTGTCCAAGGCCGGCATTAGCACCGTCTGTTACAGTTACAAACGGACCAGTTCAATCAGttgttatttcattaaaaagtaatgcaacacctgctgcagcatctcaCCTCCGAGAGCCACAGAGTGACCGTAGAGTTAACAGCGGAACAAAGCGTGCTGGAAATGAGACTCGAGAGACGTGATTTGAATGTACAGTGATAGCCTTTTATTAATTCAATCACTATAAGTGGAAAATAATCAAGCTGTCACGCACACAAGCCTTCCTTCAGGTCTGACCTCTGTGTGCTCCAAATGCCACGCGCTATTCCCAGCATGCTATTACAAGTAATGCAAGCTGTAACCTTTACCTATAAACTTGTCTCGTGAATACCCACAAACTATCCCCATTACGATACTGCCCCGGCCACAGGAAAATGCATGCTTTCTGGGGAAAAGGGCTGCACTGCCAATTACCGCTCCCAACTTCAAGCGTCACCCCAACACAGCGCGGTGCTACGACTAACCTATTACCCTCTCGCACTGTGAGTTTACTTAATTACCTCATCAGGTTATCAAAAGAGGGAAAATCCCGTGAAATTAACAGAACAGAAGTTGAGGCCGGGCACGACAGTCATGGGGCAGGGGTCTGCCTGGCGGCACGGCCTCACTGAAGGCAGTGCATGTGCCCTGCACACCCCGACACCCGCGCTGTGCCAGGTCCGGGTGCCAGCACAGGAATTTCTCCCTCCGGAGGctccacgctgctgctgctggcggccgCAAGGCGAAGGCCCAGGGGGTGAGGCCCGGGGTGCCGCGGAGGCCCAGTGGGGGCTCCTGCTGCGGGGAGAGGCAAGGAGCCACggagggagagaagcagctgtCCCGCCCCACgggcaccagccctgccccacaggCACCCATCTTGTCCCACGAGCACCAACCCTGCCCCAtgggcaccagccctgccccacaggCACCCATCTTGTCCCACGGGCACCAACCCTGCCCCAtgggcaccagccctgccccacgGGCACCAGCCCCCCAGCTCTCgccctctgcccccagctctcgccccctgcccccccggcccccatcGGGTCGGGCTcccaccaactccctcagcacccccgggccccctccagctccccccTCAGGTTCCTTCAAGCCGCCACGGCTCCGCCttgccccccccagctcctccccctcacagccccccccccgccccgccccgccccgcccctccggCGCCTCCTCGTCGCCAGGcagcggcgggcgcggggcaggacgggacgggaggggcggggcgcggggcacGCCGGGACGGGGCGGAGGTGAgcggcagcgcggggccgggaccggACCGGGCCGGGCCTGGGTCGGGCTGGGTCGGGCTCGGttcggcccggcccggcccggcccggcccggctcggctcgccCGGGCTCGCCCCGTgctccccgccccgctccccgtgACGCCGTCCTTGCCTTGCAGGGGGTCCCAGGATGGCGGAGAGACCGGAGGACCTGAACCTGCCCAACGCCGTCATCACGCGCATCATCAAGGAGGCGGTGGGTGccggccggggggctgcgggcgggcaGACGGACGcacggacggacggacggacacgCACACAGCCcgcccccctcacccccccccgccggggctccccgggcCGCGGGTTTGCCGCCCAAAGCCCCCGGGGGGGTCCGGCCCTGTCGGGCAGCGCCTCGGGCAGAGGGCAGAGGGCCGAGGCCGTGGCCTGCCCGGGCAGGGGCCTTCCCCACGTCGGTCAGTTAGCGGGGGGTTCGGTTTGGGGCCGTCAGGCGTCAGCGAGCAGCTCGGGGTCTCGCAGGGAAACGGGAGAGTGGCGGTCACCAGGTGAGGTGGTGGCCGCCTCCGCTGCTGAGGCAGAAGTGTCTTTGCCTCTGCACGGCTTATTGTGCCTGAGAGAAAACAGTCACGTTTCCGGGGGCCTTCGGCTGGCATCAAACGTCCTGCGGTAGCGTCTGAGATCAGCACAGAGTTTCCAGTCCTGCTCAGCTCTCTGAATACTGTCAGAGAGCCGACACGTGCGTTAGGTAAGTTTAAGTCACATACAGCAGCTGCTGATAAAACTTGCATTTGCTTTCTAGCTTCCTGATGGAGTGAACATTTCCAAAGAAGCTCGGAGCGCGATATCTCGAGCAGCAAGTGTGTTCGTGCTCTATGCAACATCATGGTAAGAATTTATTGCATCACATAACCGGAGCACTTGGTTTATAACTCACCTCTATGCTGGCTGTCCTGGAGATCTGTTTCAGTCTGTGTGTTGGTATTGTCagactaaataaaataatctttagcATAACCCACGCCACCAGATTGCCATAGTTTGGTTTGGATTGCCTTTTACAGCTTGATGAAGGCAAGAACCCTTGGCTGACTTTCCAAGCTCGCCATGTGGCTGCACTTGGGCAGATGTGAGCCAGCAGGGTCAGCCTTAGGGCTGGCCACATGGATACAGCAACGTCTTTGGGGGATGGGGAGCATGCGGGTGGGCGTCTGCCCAGAAGATGCTCTGCCAGCAGTTGCTTTTCTGGTGTTGAGTACTCTCGTGGCTTTCTGGAATTACCGCCTTGTAGCCCGTGTTCAgactttctccttctttcccccgGCTATTCATAGAAAAGGTTCATGCAAGCAGAAAACTTAAAGATGTGAGAAAGTAATACAACTAGATGAAAACACTAACAGCCAGTGTAAGCAAGAGGGCATCTTAAACTATTATAGTAAGTGATTAAAAGCCCTGAATATTTAggagattttctttcttgaagttGTTTATGACTTTGATAAACAAGAATAAATTGATGACTGTTATCAATTATCTGTCTTCTCCTCCTTGTTTTTGCCTAGTGCAAATAACTTTGCCatgaaggggaagaggaaaaccCTGAATGCTGGCGACGTTCTCTCTGCCATGGAGGAAATGGAGTTTCAGCGATTTGTAGGCCCTCTGAAAGAATCCCTGGAAGGTATCGTCCTCAGCTCATGTCGAGGgaaatgaagcagcagcaagtcCTATTTTCCTTGAACGTTGGACAAGCAACACTTACTTGCCtgtcttgtttctcttttctttgcccAGCATCCTACACTGCAGGTTGCCTGGGGATTAATAATGTGCACCTTAGCAGAACTGGGATAACATTATTTCACAACTGATGAGGATTGAGAAAGTCTCATCTGGTATCAATCCCCTATTATGTTATCTAAGGAAAGTCTTAGGTGCTGCCTGTAAATGTGAACTCCTGCGaccttttcagcatttttctgctgaaacttAACCTGATTTCCTATGGAGCTGGTCAGCACAGCTCAAATAATAGGGTGAGTTGCTGCTCTGAGTTCACTGCTCCTGCTTTAAGCCTGGAGAGCTAGTGGACATTGGACTTCAGCTACTGTAATGTTCATGCAGTGGCTGGCTTGCAgttcttcactgttttctttttagtttacAGACgtgagcagaaaggaaagaaagaagcaagaaaagataaagacaaaaagacaGACTCAGAGGAACAAGATAAGAGCCGAGAGGAAGagaatgatgatgatgatgaaaggatggaggaagaagaacaaaacgaggaggaggaggtggacaACTGAGCTTGCTGATGAGACATGCAGGGGTTGGGTTTTTGTAGGGATATAAATGTTGTAAAGAAATCTTGCTGTGTCCCCTCTTGTTTCCAGTAGAACATTGTACTGTTCTTTTGGGGTCCATCTTTTTTGACTTTAGCTTGTATATAAAGGATTTGGCTAAAACATTTCTAGTGGGTGGACCACCTCATCCCTGTGCGCAGGGGGCTTGGCAGCCTCCCAAGGGTCTGAGCCGGCAGTAATGGGCTATTTGTGCTGGGTTGGCTCTGaaatagaatggaaaaaaaaatagaagctgCCCAGGAGAACCTGAGAGAACTGTTGAATAAGCTCATTAAGCCAAGTCAGAGGCTGAATCTTCGTTAACCCACTGGGGCTTAGAGACTACACGATGATGTTAAGAGTCTTAGAAGCTgaccatttaaaatttttgtctATGTAacgtttttttctttagtttcttgCATTCTGTCTGTGCcttctattttttgttctttgacaGTGATGCTGTGTCTTTCAGCCTTACCAGCTGTGTGCAGCAATGCAGCACAACTGTACGAGGGCCAGCGAACCGAACTGGTTTTCTCCCCTAAACGAATCTAAATCAAAAAACCTCACTGTACTTACAATGCAAACTAAATACCAAAAGTGCTTGTTTTGTGTCTTTAAAACCCTTCAAGATGAagagggtttattttttttatgaaaaatctgAAGCAAAACTAACTGGAAAAATGTGTATGAGGAATAGTAAAAGGAAGGCTGGCTCACGTGGGACGTTTGCAGGGTAGCAGTGGATCTGGTGGTCTCACCTCCCTCCTCCGCAGAGCTGCAGTTCCTGCAGGCAGCTTGGTGGTTTTTCTGCAAGTCTAAATGTAGTGTTAGAAtagcagtgtttctttttttttccctcctgaatTGGAGTGGACTAATTACTTCAGAAGACATTCAGGGTGTGCAGCCTACCTCCAGGAGTGCAGTGAGGGCAGTGCAGTCCTACGTAGGAAGGCCAGCCTCAAGTCTGTGAATTTTTTACATATCCCTATCAAGAAAATGGGGTCAAACCAGCAGAATTACCTGTTAGAATAAGCTTCTTTTGGACGCAGTGCTTTATTATTTGACTGATCTTTTTTCAAGGCTAATAAACCTGATATTTCGACTTAACTGAGAGCTAGCGAAGGAAATGAAGAACGTTTTAGGTACGTTTAAGTAAACCTCCCGGTTTTGCTGATGTGCAGCTTAAACAGGAGCACGTGGGAGGAGTAGTGCGTCCTGTGTTTTATAAAGTTGATGCAGAACCCCCCGAGAGCTCCCCAGCCTTGCCAGTTTTACGGCACAGGGACAACGCGCAGAGACCCAGCTCCTGGAGAGAGCTGACTCACCAGCGATCTTCTGCCATCGGCTTTCCACTGGCATGCAGTCAGTAACAGGAGAAAAGACCGCACTGACAACGTCTTCCCGAGGTCTAACAAAGAAGTGGTgcttctagctttttttttatattctcgTACACGTCTGGGACGCGTGCTCTGGCGGGACCGGTATCTAAATAAAAGCCAGACCTTTTGCAGCCGCTGCCTCCTTCATTCCCCCAGGACGGGCTGGGCTCAGCGCCGagggcagcagcgggggggcacggggcgggggggggggggggtttgcaGGACGGAACGGGAGCGCGCACGGGGCCGGGAGCGCGCacggggccgcggccgccgccttcccgcgccccgccgcgcgAGACTTCCCGCCTCTTCCCCGGGaacggggggccgggggcgtgGCCATGCAAAGCAGGGGGCGGGGCCAGGCAAATTCCGCGCGGCaggagcggcggcggcaggtGAGcgcgggccggggcggcggggagcccgcgggcggcggcaccgggccgGTGGCGGGGGCGGTGTCCCCCCGCTGCgcccggggctgctgcagcgCTCCGCGGCTGGGAAGCGCCctcccggctcggctcggctcggcccggcccggcccggcccggctcggcgcCCGGCGGTTTTCCCGTCCGCGTCCCCCTGCAGCGTGCCCcgagcagggctgcaggggtggccgaggggctgggggcgcggTGCGGCTGGGGGGGCTCGGTTTGTCCGGcccggagcagagcaggccgaggggaggcctcctGGCGGCCTGCAGCCTCCTcgcgaggggagcggaggggcaggcgctgagctctgctccctggggacagcgacaggacccgaggggacggcacggagctgggacaggggagggtcagggtGGTGTTAGGGagaggttctgcacccagaggtggtccggggctgggacaggctgcccagggacgtGGGCACGGCACCGGGCTGCTGGAGCTTGAGAAGCGTTTGGACAAAGCTCCAAGACACAGGGGCTGGTTTGGGGTGGTCccgtgtggagccaggagttggactcggtggcccctgtgggtcccttccagctcgggcCGTTCTGTGGCTGTGCTTCATGACGAAGCCGGTGGCAGGCACCCAGCTGGCACGCGGTGCTGAGCCCGCTGCCGGTGCCAGGACCCCGGCACTGAGGCACTGTAAGAGCTCGAGCCCGGCTGTGCCCCGCAGGGACGTGTACCGGGTTTTGGGGCCGTGGGGAAGGTGCAAAGCAGTGAGTGGTGGCACCCTGCCGATTCCCACAGGAATGCTCCCTCGGCATCTCAGAGTGCACTGGTTTCCAGATGGAAGATGAAATCTTTCCTAACGCCTTGACCTTTGTTAGTGGCTGTTAATTAAGCTGCAGGAGGGTGGGAGCCGTGTGGGGATCTGCGTGGCTCTGGGGCCGTCAGCACATGGGGACACATCTCCCAGCCGGGCCGCACCTCGCAGCCGCTCGCGCTGCCCTTCCTTTGCCCgccgcagccctgccctggcttTCGGGCGGTTTCGGGGCATGCAGCGGCTCAGCTTCTGCCAAAGGGGGCCCCAGGCAGCGAGGTACCCCAAGCTGTGGCTGTTATCCCCGCTCCGCAGGCCCTTGGGACCTTCCCCACCGAGGGTGGTGGCCTCTATCTGTCCCGTACAGCACAGTCGCGGCCGGCTGCCTCCCATCCCACCCCGtccccctcccctgcctcccacGGGATTAACTGCCAGAGCATTTTCTGGATTCTCGAGGTGCATTTTGCTCACTGAACCCTTTGTTCCCGGTGGCTGCCCGCTGCCAGCCTGCCTGGAGCCCTGCCCGAGCGGCGCCCGGGGGCTCTCCGTGAGCAGGGacgggctgcagcagccccggtCTCTCAGTTATTTCCTAAGGGGTGCCGTGACACTGCCAGCGCGCCGTCAGCTCGTCTGCATCCCACGCAAACACCGCTGTAATTTTTTATAGTGCTTTTATGTATGTAAGCTGGCAAGTAATCGAGAGGTGCCCTTTCTGTATCCCCAAGCTAGGAATGTGAGGACTCGGTTCAAGCCCGGCCTGAACGTGACGCCCCTGTTACAAGTGGGCTGGTCTGCTGCAGACTGGGAATTTGGCTCTGTGTGGGAATATTTGAAGGGTCTTGAGCTTATCCCAGTGTAAAACAGGTGAACACCTCAAATTAAAGGTTTTGCAGTGGAACAGAGCCATCTCCTGACCAGCTCTGTCGCTGCCTGCTGTAGCAACTGCCCGTGTAAGACGTCTTTCCCAGGACCACGGTCCTGGCGGGCAGACCCAGAGGTTTCTGTGTCCTGCAGAGAGCCGGGCACGGTGGGCATGGGTAGAGGATCAGTGAGGCTTATTGCTGAGGAAATCCCTCCTGGTTCTTGGATTTACGGCAGAAAACAGGAGGGCCGTGATGGGACTGGGGacgggggctgctcctgggatGGGTCACGCAGTCAGGTCTGGGCTGTCCCCAGCGTGCAGCTCCCTGCCGGGGGGCCGCCAGGCTGGGGAGGAACCTCCGCTGCTTTCA harbors:
- the POLE3 gene encoding DNA polymerase epsilon subunit 3 isoform X2, giving the protein MAERPEDLNLPNAVITRIIKEALPDGVNISKEARSAISRAASVFVLYATSCANNFAMKGKRKTLNAGDVLSAMEEMEFQRFVGPLKESLEASYTAGCLGINNVHLSRTGITLFHN
- the POLE3 gene encoding DNA polymerase epsilon subunit 3 isoform X1; this translates as MAERPEDLNLPNAVITRIIKEALPDGVNISKEARSAISRAASVFVLYATSCANNFAMKGKRKTLNAGDVLSAMEEMEFQRFVGPLKESLEVYRREQKGKKEARKDKDKKTDSEEQDKSREEENDDDDERMEEEEQNEEEEVDN